Proteins encoded within one genomic window of Haematobia irritans isolate KBUSLIRL chromosome 5, ASM5000362v1, whole genome shotgun sequence:
- the LOC142240353 gene encoding uncharacterized protein LOC142240353 encodes MVHSRRGFSNQKRVVTANENRRSHQQRSPNVYKCKLCNKFHALKVCPRFLKMTPKQRNIWVLREVYCVNCLARSHRFRDCRSKNMCKKCGRPHNTLLHPNYTERKRRSSNNTTKEQPPQTKGTNNTNNNNTSDSSSQQTSNQKILSEAIRALATVLCTSPK; translated from the exons ATGGTCCACTCGAGGAGAGGATTCTCAAACCAGAAAAGAGTAGTAACTGCAAACGAGAATAGAAG ATCTCACCAGCAGCGATCACCAAATGTTTACAAATGCAAGCTCTGTAATAAATTCCACGCGCTTAAAGTTTGCCcacgatttttaaaaatgacCCCTAAGCAGCGTAATATATGGGTTCTACGGGAGGTCTATTGCGTTAACTGCCTGGCAAGAAGCCACCGCTTTCGTGACTGCCGATCTAAAAACATGTGTAAGAAGTGTGGAAGGCCGCACAACACATTATTACATCCAAATTACACCGAACGCAAACGTAGATCGTCGAACAATACCACTAAGGAACAACCACCTCAAACCAAAGGTACCAACAAcactaacaacaacaatacttcCGATAGCTCCAGTCAACAAACCTCTAACCAAAAAATTCTTTCCGAAGCTATACGTGCATTAGCGACCGTACTTTGTACTTCCCCTAAGTGA